Genomic DNA from Candidatus Saccharibacteria bacterium:
GTATCGGCACCAACCGAATAGCTTCTGGCAAAAACTTCACATTTGTTATTTGGTTGATCTGCAGCTTTGGCTACATTACCTGCATGAAAGCCAACCCCAACAACTGCGGCTGCAATTGTCAGGACTCCATAATTAACTATTTTACGAACATTCATATAAGCTGTCCTTTCTTGTGCTAGCTGTATAATGTTGAGTGGAGTCTATCATATATTAATACAGATGTCAATAGCAATTTGCTTATGTTTATCTGGGCAGACCCAATTGGTGTATAATTAGGGCAGTTCTAACCTGGAACAACGCCCAACTAATTATAATTTCAATTAAGGAGAGAACATGTCGGAACTTCCAATACGGCCAGAATCGACTCCGCCGAAGGCAGAGACTGGGCGGAAAGATGTAATAGTTAAACACTTATCTGGAAATGAAGATTTGACACAAGCTTTTGATGTTCGACGCACAGTTTTTCACGATGAACAGGGGATCTCTGAAGAAGACGATTTTGATGGCCTAGATATACAGGCAGACCACTTTATTGCTTTCGATGGAGATAAGCCTGTTGGAACGGCACGTGTAAGATATATAGACGGGAAAGCGAAAGTTGAACGGGTTGCCGTTCTAAAGCCGTCTAGGGGTAAAGGTGTTGGCGAGGAGATGATGCGTGATATTTTGGATTTCATTGCCAAAAATGGAATAAATGAAGTTTACCTAGATTCGCAGACAAGTGCATCTCGCCTATATGAGAAAGTAGGGTTTGTTAAAGAGGGCGAAGAATTCGAAGAGGTTGGCATTCCGCATGTCAAAATGGTAGCTAAGCTTGATGAAAAAAGTAGTTAAAACTGCCTCGGTAATGATTTTAAATAACCACAAGATCCTACTCCTTTTAAGAGATGATAGGCCCGATTTGGTTAATCCCAACACCTGGTGTCTAATTGGGGGCTATGTAGAGAACAAGGAAAGCGAAAAGGCTGCCGCACACCGTGAGGCCAAAGAAGAAACAGGACTGAGCTTAGATCGGCTCGACTATATAGGTACTCACGAATATACGAAAGGCTATACTACGGCCACCTTTTTATCAGTTGTTAGTGATTTACTGGCTAAAGAAGCGAAGCTCGGAGATGAGGGTCAAGAAATCCGCTTTTTCAGCTTTGACGAGTTGTCTAAGGTCCCTTTGAGCGGCTCTATAAGAAAGTATTATAATGACTATCAAGAGGAGCTTAAGAGTTTAATGGAGACTGAAGAACCAAAACGGTTCTAACCCAGGGTGCAACGCCCAGCCAGGAAATTATTATGAACACCGAGATAGAAGCAACATTTCTTGAAATAGATCATGACAAAATCAGACGTAAACTCAAAGATCTAAACGCAAAGTTGATTAGTCCAGAGGTACTCACGCGGCGTACAATCTACGACTATGATGATTTGCGACTTGATAAAAAAGCAGCATGGATTCGTATTCGGGACAACGGCGAGAAGATCACCATGGGCTTTAAGCAGAGGCAGACAGAAACAATAGAGGGAATGAAAGAAGTCGAGTTTGAGGTGTCTAGCTACGACGCTGCAAGAAAGTTTATGGAGTCGATTGGGCTGACCGTAAAAGCCGTGCAGGAATCTAAGCGAGAAATTTGGCAGTATGGTGATTGCGAAATTATGCTAGATACTTGGCCATGGATTCCTCCATATGTGGAGGTAGAAGGCCCAAGTGAAGAAGCTGTTAAAGATTGCTCTAAGGATCTAGGCCTAAATTGGAACCAAGCTATGTTCGATAGCACAGATGCTATTTACATGAAGTACTACAATGTTACAAGAACCGAGATTTCAACTATTCCAATAAAGTTTGGTGATTTGCCTAAGAGTATGAGGGCCAAAGAAATTTCTTAAACAATAATAAATTGATGAAAAAAACAGTCAATCACAAAGCGCCGTTTGATCTGCGCAATCAAAACAGCTTTTTTGGCAGCTGGCCTGTAATTGACGACACAGATCAAAACTACGCTATTGCAATTGCTTTTCCAGTCGAGGGCTGGCAGGAGTCGGCTTGTGTCGTTGTGTCTCAAAACCAAGTTGGTGAACTGACCGCTGAAGCCAATGTCGTAAAAGATTCAAAACGAGCAATCGACCAAGCCCTAGCCACACTGTCGTTAGATGTTGACGATACAGGTTGGGAGGGGGTCGGGCAGGCAGACAGAGTAATTGGTGAGCTGCAACACAAGTACAGCTATTTACGACCGGTGCTGTTTCACTCGCCATACGAGGCTGCAGCTGGGTTTGTAATCGGGCAACGAATATCCGTTAAGCAGCGCCAAGCAATTCAGCAAAGGTTAGCCGAAGAGCTAGGCGATGAAATCGAAGTTGAGGGTAAGAAATACCACGCGTTTCCGCAACCACAGAAGTTATTGGAGGTAACTGAACACAAGGGTCTAAACGAAACTAAGCTAGAGCGTCTAAAAGGTGTTGCCCAGGCAGCGCTCGATGGTACGTTAACACGCGAACACTTGTTGGGCGTGAGCCCAGAGAAGGTACTCGAAAAGCTACAGGCCTTGCCTGGCATTGGTCCATTTTATGCCAGCGGGATACTTTATCGTGGTGCCGGGGTTGTCGATGATATAACCGACGACAAGTTGACCAAGTATGTTATTAAAAAGGCCTACAGGCTCGATAGCGAACCAAACCAAAAAGAGGCTTTGCAAATTGCCGAAAAGTGGAAGCCATATAGAATGTGGTGCGAAGTTTTATTGCATGTATGGTTGCGCCGCGAAGTTGGCATGCCTAAAATGGGGGAACGATGAAAGTTTCGAATGATTTTAAAATGGTGATTGTGCTCGACGACGATTTGTCGTTGGGGCTTAAAACCAACACAGCGGCAGTACTATCGCTCACCTTGGGCAGCAAGGTCGAGGGTTTAATTGGGCACGACCTGCACGACAAAGCTGGCAATAAACACACCAGCCTCACCAGGATTCCAGTGCCAATTCTAAGGTGTAGCCCAGAACAGCTAAAACAAACTTACGATCAGGCCTACGAACTAGATGGCGAGCTGCTGTTGGTTGATATTACCGATGCTGCTCAAACCACCACAAATTACCAAGACTACCAGCAAAAACTAGAATTAACTGAGCCGAAAGATCTTAAATTGTTAGGAATTGCATTGGCAGGCTCCAAGAGTCTAGTAAACAAGCTGACCGGCAACATGGGCCTGGTTCGCTAGTGACCGAATTTCAGCAAGCGGTTTTAAGTGTTACTAGAGTTATCCCAAGCGGCAAGGTGGTTAGTTATGGGCAGGTGGCGGCCTATGTTGGCAGCCCAGGTGCGGCCCGGCAGGTTGGTTGGGTTTTGCGTAGCCTGGAGGGGGTCGATGATTTTCCGTGGTGGCGAGTGGTTAATAATACGGGTCGTATTACCATAAAGGGCAATCGCCTTAATACCCGCGAAATCCAGCGCGAACTGCTGCTAAGTGAAGGGGTTGAGGTGGGCGAAGATATGACGCTAGATATTGAGCACTACCGCTACTATGCTAAACCAGATCAACTCCGGGGCTTTGAGTTAAAGCCCGAACACATCGAGCAGCTCATGAGCCGCTACCAGCCAAACTAGGATCTGGGCGGAGCCAATCTGATATAATGTTTAAGTTACCATGTTGGTGGAAAAAGCTCTCCAAGATATCGCGAATTACAATGGCAAGTTAGGGGAGACTTTTTATTTACGTGATATCAGGCTACCCAAAGTTGAAGTTAGCTCTAAGCTCAAACAAGAAGCAGGTAGGCGTCGATTTTTAACAAACCCAACCACCAAGCAGCGATTTGAGGCTAGGTTTTTGAACTGGCCCGACAAAGATAGCAGAGACATCGTGCCGGTTATAAACATCCTGCCCTGGGCGGCTTATTTTGCCTACCCGGCTATTCAGTATACTATGCGAGTAAGCGGCGCGTTTTACCCCATGCCCGTAGTCTTGATTGCCTCGCTTGGCGCTAGCCGATCTTCCAAACTAAAACAACACCAGCATAGCAAGATAAAATCTGATCGCAGCTTCCATATTCTGGCAGATCTTATGCTCGAATCGCTAAAAGCCGAGGGGTTTAAGAAGATTCATTTGTCGGGCTACTCAATGGGTGGCGGGGTGGCTGCGGCGCTGGCGGCCAGAGCGCATGAGTATGGCATTGAGGTTGGGCTGGTTATGCTACCCGAACCAACCGGTCTACAAAACTTAACTCGAGCCGATTTGTGGCATGTGCTAACGGGTGGTGACCGCGACGACATGTATGGCTACATCGACAAGGCTGGCGAACTGCGGTTTACACAAAACAAGTTTCGACAAATTGGCATTAAACTTTATAACAATGGCTACCTTATAAGGCGGGCTAAGGCTCATCTCTCCACCTATCCGGCAGCCATAGCAAACCAGAACATCGACAAAGACTTGTTTAATGCATTAGATCACCAGCCACATATGAGGGCGGTCGTTCTGCTGGCGCGCGAAAGCTCAGTCTCGCCTTATTCGGTTAGTCTAGAGTTGCGTGATCAGATTAAATTGAAGGGTTATAGTAAACGTTGCAAGGTAGTCGAAATTGTCGATGCTCACCATGCCGTAAAAGAAAACAACGCCAAATTCTGCTGGCTGTTGCCATACTATATGGTGAACTTGTAATTCTTTAGCGCTCCTAAATCTTAGAATGTTCTAAAACTTGGGAACGCGCTGCAGGGTTGAAACCCTGCAGCGTTGCACGTTCCTTGTCAGTCAACGCTGTAGCAGCCGTTGATCGGGTTGCGAGGGCGGTACTCGTGCAGCATCCACGATGGCAGCATGGCCTCCATGAGGTCGAGCACCAACGGTTCGATCGCCTCGATCGGCGTGGACCGGCCGTACTGGTCGCGCCTGACATATGGCTGGCTGTAGACCGAATAGCTGGTCTCGCCACCCACCCGTGGATAGTGCTCCACGTAGTAGGCGCAACCGGCGTTGACGGCAGCGGTGCTGAACACCATCTTGGTGACCTCGAGCTCGTTGTTCTGGAGGATGTTCAGCCCCTGGTGCGCGATGTTGCCACCGGAGTTGCTGTTGTGCCACCAGAACGTCAGCTCATTGCGGGTGCCGTAGCGTCCGAAGGCCTCCATGCTCCAGATGTCTCGCCTCCAGAAGCACCTGATGTCGCGCCAGGGCTGCATCGGACACAGGGAGTTGAGCACGCAGTTGTAGCACTGCATGTCTGCCCCCAGGTAGCACGCCCTGAATGACTTGCCGCAGCTCGAGCAGTGCTGCTTGGGCATGTCGATCGGCAGGCTGTCCGGGTTGCCAGGGAAGTAGGCAGTGCCGGCACCTGTACGCTCGACCACGCCCAGCTGTCGCTCGAACTCCGCATGTTGCTCGGGCGTGTAGGCGCCCGAGAGCAGACGCGCGGTGTTGCGATCGGCTTGCTCGACTTGAACCCGGCCTGGCTTGCCCAACTTGATGTTGGTGGGCTTGCTCCAGCCGTCGCTTCCTTCGCCCCAAGCCTTCTCGGGGTCGGCCACGAAGTTCAGAAGGGTCTTGAGTAGGGTATCCAGTTGCATATCTGGCTCCTCCTTGAGGGTGGTTGATTGCGTTGGACTTGCTAATCAGATAAGCTATCTGGCAAAAAACCCAACACAATCATGAGGAAATATTGACAAGGAACGATAGGTGTCATACTAGCATAAAAGCTATTAAAAGTCAATAGCTATGGAGATCTTTCGTCTTTTCTGTTTACAGAAGCGTTCAAGATGACAAAGGTGGAGCGAAATGATAAAGTATAAGGCATGCAAGCAAAACGACTAGTATTCGATATCGAGATGACAGGTGAGGACTTTGATAGTTTTGATGAGATTACTCAAAAAGACCTAGCCAAAAAACTACCAGATAAAAAACTTGAACCAGCTAAATACAAGCAAGCTTTAGAAGATCTTAAGACCAATCTAGTTTTTAGCCCCCTAACAGGTAAGATAGTAGCAATTGGGGTGTACGACATCGATGCCGAAAAAGGTGCTATTTACTACGATACCGATGGCAATAAGGCCGAAGAGTCTGAAGACGAGACTTTTAAATACGTGCCTATGAGCGAGGCTGAGATGCTGGTTAAATTCTGGGCATTGGCCGAAGTTACCGACGAGTTTATAAGCTTTTTTGGCCGCCGCGCCGATGTGCCCTATATGATGATCCGCTCAGCCATAAACGGCATTCGGCCTACGCGCGATCTGGTAAGCAATCGCTATAATTCAACCGGCATTCGTAGCGCTAAACATGTTGACTTGTTTGATAGCCTAACCTTTTACGGCGGGGCGATGTACAAGGGTAGCCTGCACCGTTGGTGCCGAGCCTTTGGTATTGACAGCCCTAAGGGCAATGGCATGAGTGGCGCCGATGTAGAACCAGCCTATCGAGCCGGCAAATACCTAGATATCGCCAAATACAACAGCCAAGATTTAATAGCTACCGCCAAGCTTTATCACCATTGGGATCAATATTTACGTGAAAGGAACTAAATGAGCATAGAAGCCGGCAAAAAGGCGCCAGATTTTAACTTGCCTGACCAAGACGGTAAAAACCACAAGCTGAGCGATCTAAAAGGCAACATAACCTTAATTTACTTCTACCCCAAAGATGAAACACCCGGCTGTACCATCCAAGCTTGCAGCTTGCGAGATAATTTTGAACTCCTGCAAAAAGACGGTGTAAATGTGGTTGGTGTAAGTAAAGACGACGTAGCCAGCCACGCCAAGTTTTCGAAGCATCACAAGCTGCCGTTTCCAATATTGGCTGATCCAGATAAAAAAATGATTGAGGCTTACGAGGCCTGGGGCGAGCGCAATTTGTATGGCCGCAAATTTATGGGCACAGTGCGTTCGGCTGTGCTAGTGGGGCCAAAACTAACTGTATTAAGGCATTGGCCCAAGATTTCGCCGCTTAAGACTGTACCCGAAGTTCGAAAGTGGCTTAAACAGCAAACCACATAGCTCACGAATTTCTTTGTTAAAACCTGCAGCCCTCGCCCAACCTAGACTGACTGTGCCTTGTTTCCGGGCTTTGGTTTTGCCTTGAGCTTCATCGATCTATGATGTTCTCGATAACTAGGTTACAATTAAAAGCATGTTGCAAGCATTTAGCGCCTTACTTGTAGCTGTTGTGGCCGCAGTGCTGATGGCGGTAATAGCCTGTTTTGGCTTGATTTTTGTTTTCTGGCGCGGCGCGCCTTATTTGCCAACTTTTCAAACCGAGATCGATAGGCTGTTTAAAAGCATCAAACTGCCCAAAAGGGCTTTAGTGGTTGATTTGGGCAGTGGCGACGGGCGATTGTTAAAAACCGCCGCCGAGAATGGCTTCGCGGCAGTTGGCTATGAGATCAATCCAGTGTTGTGGTTGCTCTCAAGTTGGCGGCTGCGTAAGCTCAAAAATGTAAAGGTTAGGTTCCGGAGCCTGTGGAAAGCCGATTTGGCAGAGGCCGATATGGTATTCATATTTGGTATTACCCGCATTATGTCTAAGCTCGAGGTCAAGTTAGATTGCGAGTTAAAGTCTGGTGCGACTTTAGTTTGTAATACCTTTGAGCTAAAAAAAGCCAAGCAAACGAGGCATTTGGGTACTCTGCATTTGTATAAATTTTGACTGCAAGGTAGCTAATTGATTACAATAATAGTTAAGCAAAAAGGAGATCGGCACTAATGAGCTTAGAAGCAACCCCCCTAAAATATAAGTCTTTACCTGGCTTAAGCGAAAAACAACTAAGCGAGCACCACGATGTGCTGTACGCCGGCTATGTTAAAAAATACAATGAGATTGTCGAAAAGCTTCAAACAGTTGATTTGGATAGTACCAATGGCACATATTCTAATATTCGAGAACTACAGCTCGAAAAGAGCTTTGCCTTAAACGGCATAAAACTGCACGAGTATTACTTCGACAACATGACAGATAAGCCGAACCAGTGTAGTGGCAAAGTTAAAGAGTTAATCGAAAAACAATGGGGTAGCGTCGATAAGTGGGCGGCTGAATTTTCGGCCATGGGTATTGCCTCGCGCGGTTGGGTGGTGCTTGGTTGGAACTACGATACTGAAAAACTCGAAAACTACCTTTGCGACATGCACAACCAGGGTGGGGTTTGGAACACTCAAACCTTACTAGTTATGGATGTCTATGAGCACGCCTATTTTCTGGACTACGCAACAGCTCGCAAGGATTATGTAGCGGCCTTTATGAAGTTAATTGATTGGGACGAGGTGAACACCCGAGCCACAATCAATCATATCGGTCAATAATAGAAAGGAATAAATATGTTAAAACTTAATCAACCAGCACCAGACTTTACACAGCCGGCCTACGAAAAAGGCCTAAAGGAAGATTATAAAGAGATAAGCCTCAAGGACTATCGGGGTAAGTGGGTGGTGCTGTTCTTTTACCCACGCGACTTTACTTTTGTGTGCCCTACCGAGATTCAAGGCTTTGCCAAGCACGAAGCCGAGTTCAAAAAAGCCAACACTGTGGTTTTAGCGGCCAGCACTGATAGTGTATACAGCCATAAGGCGTGGTTTGAGCGTGATTTAGCTGACGTTGGGTTTTCGGTTTTGGCCGATGCCTCACATACACTGGCTCGTGACTACGAAGTTTTGAATGAACTTAACGGTGAGGCTGAGCGTGGCACCTTTGTGATCGACCCAGATGGCAATCTGCGTTATGTGGTGCTCTCTGATAGCAACGTTGGTCGTAGCGTCGAAGAGACTCTGCGTGTAGTCAAGGCTCTACAGACCGGGGGTTTATGCCCCATGGACTGGAGGCCAGGCGACCCAAATCTTAAAAAAGATTAACCGAGTGGAATCAGGAGGGAACTTGCAAAACGAATCACCGGCCCCACTGCCAAATAGTGAAGCTCCAGAGTCAGAAAAGCACACAGATTTGTCAGTAAATTCGCCAAAAAGCAGTCAGGCCAAATACAAACGCATG
This window encodes:
- a CDS encoding GNAT family N-acetyltransferase codes for the protein MSELPIRPESTPPKAETGRKDVIVKHLSGNEDLTQAFDVRRTVFHDEQGISEEDDFDGLDIQADHFIAFDGDKPVGTARVRYIDGKAKVERVAVLKPSRGKGVGEEMMRDILDFIAKNGINEVYLDSQTSASRLYEKVGFVKEGEEFEEVGIPHVKMVAKLDEKSS
- a CDS encoding NUDIX domain-containing protein, encoding MKKVVKTASVMILNNHKILLLLRDDRPDLVNPNTWCLIGGYVENKESEKAAAHREAKEETGLSLDRLDYIGTHEYTKGYTTATFLSVVSDLLAKEAKLGDEGQEIRFFSFDELSKVPLSGSIRKYYNDYQEELKSLMETEEPKRF
- a CDS encoding CYTH domain-containing protein is translated as MNTEIEATFLEIDHDKIRRKLKDLNAKLISPEVLTRRTIYDYDDLRLDKKAAWIRIRDNGEKITMGFKQRQTETIEGMKEVEFEVSSYDAARKFMESIGLTVKAVQESKREIWQYGDCEIMLDTWPWIPPYVEVEGPSEEAVKDCSKDLGLNWNQAMFDSTDAIYMKYYNVTRTEISTIPIKFGDLPKSMRAKEIS
- a CDS encoding DNA-3-methyladenine glycosylase 2 family protein, whose translation is MKKTVNHKAPFDLRNQNSFFGSWPVIDDTDQNYAIAIAFPVEGWQESACVVVSQNQVGELTAEANVVKDSKRAIDQALATLSLDVDDTGWEGVGQADRVIGELQHKYSYLRPVLFHSPYEAAAGFVIGQRISVKQRQAIQQRLAEELGDEIEVEGKKYHAFPQPQKLLEVTEHKGLNETKLERLKGVAQAALDGTLTREHLLGVSPEKVLEKLQALPGIGPFYASGILYRGAGVVDDITDDKLTKYVIKKAYRLDSEPNQKEALQIAEKWKPYRMWCEVLLHVWLRREVGMPKMGER
- a CDS encoding DUF2000 domain-containing protein, with translation MKVSNDFKMVIVLDDDLSLGLKTNTAAVLSLTLGSKVEGLIGHDLHDKAGNKHTSLTRIPVPILRCSPEQLKQTYDQAYELDGELLLVDITDAAQTTTNYQDYQQKLELTEPKDLKLLGIALAGSKSLVNKLTGNMGLVR
- a CDS encoding MGMT family protein, with protein sequence MTEFQQAVLSVTRVIPSGKVVSYGQVAAYVGSPGAARQVGWVLRSLEGVDDFPWWRVVNNTGRITIKGNRLNTREIQRELLLSEGVEVGEDMTLDIEHYRYYAKPDQLRGFELKPEHIEQLMSRYQPN
- a CDS encoding alpha/beta hydrolase; the protein is MLVEKALQDIANYNGKLGETFYLRDIRLPKVEVSSKLKQEAGRRRFLTNPTTKQRFEARFLNWPDKDSRDIVPVINILPWAAYFAYPAIQYTMRVSGAFYPMPVVLIASLGASRSSKLKQHQHSKIKSDRSFHILADLMLESLKAEGFKKIHLSGYSMGGGVAAALAARAHEYGIEVGLVMLPEPTGLQNLTRADLWHVLTGGDRDDMYGYIDKAGELRFTQNKFRQIGIKLYNNGYLIRRAKAHLSTYPAAIANQNIDKDLFNALDHQPHMRAVVLLARESSVSPYSVSLELRDQIKLKGYSKRCKVVEIVDAHHAVKENNAKFCWLLPYYMVNL
- a CDS encoding ribonuclease H-like domain-containing protein: MQAKRLVFDIEMTGEDFDSFDEITQKDLAKKLPDKKLEPAKYKQALEDLKTNLVFSPLTGKIVAIGVYDIDAEKGAIYYDTDGNKAEESEDETFKYVPMSEAEMLVKFWALAEVTDEFISFFGRRADVPYMMIRSAINGIRPTRDLVSNRYNSTGIRSAKHVDLFDSLTFYGGAMYKGSLHRWCRAFGIDSPKGNGMSGADVEPAYRAGKYLDIAKYNSQDLIATAKLYHHWDQYLRERN
- a CDS encoding peroxiredoxin, with translation MSIEAGKKAPDFNLPDQDGKNHKLSDLKGNITLIYFYPKDETPGCTIQACSLRDNFELLQKDGVNVVGVSKDDVASHAKFSKHHKLPFPILADPDKKMIEAYEAWGERNLYGRKFMGTVRSAVLVGPKLTVLRHWPKISPLKTVPEVRKWLKQQTT
- a CDS encoding superoxide dismutase, with protein sequence MSLEATPLKYKSLPGLSEKQLSEHHDVLYAGYVKKYNEIVEKLQTVDLDSTNGTYSNIRELQLEKSFALNGIKLHEYYFDNMTDKPNQCSGKVKELIEKQWGSVDKWAAEFSAMGIASRGWVVLGWNYDTEKLENYLCDMHNQGGVWNTQTLLVMDVYEHAYFLDYATARKDYVAAFMKLIDWDEVNTRATINHIGQ
- a CDS encoding peroxiredoxin; its protein translation is MLKLNQPAPDFTQPAYEKGLKEDYKEISLKDYRGKWVVLFFYPRDFTFVCPTEIQGFAKHEAEFKKANTVVLAASTDSVYSHKAWFERDLADVGFSVLADASHTLARDYEVLNELNGEAERGTFVIDPDGNLRYVVLSDSNVGRSVEETLRVVKALQTGGLCPMDWRPGDPNLKKD